The genomic window GCCCGCCAGGCCCGCAGCTCCTCGAGCACCTGATCGACCTCGCCGCGCCAGGCCCCGCCCATCCAGGCGAGGTACTGGTCCCAGGCGTTCGCGGGCGACTCGTGCACGGCCCGGGCCGCCGCGTGCAGGTAGCTCAGCGGGTGGATGAAGTCGAGGATCGGCGTGAACCCGCCGAAGTGCTCCTCGTGGATCGTCCAGTTCCAGGGCAGGCCGTCGCCCAGGAAGGCCTTGGCCTTCGCCTCGTGGAACCGCCGCCGCGTCGCCTCGCGCCTCATCTGCCGGCCGAAGCCCTTCGAGTCGGCCATGCTGCTGAGCACCGTCCGCACCAGGCGCTCGGGCCGCCAGTCCTCCCCCGCCGCCGGCCCGTCGGCCTCGGGGCCGTCGCCGGGCCGCGATCCGCCCGGGGGCCCTGCCGCGGGCGGGCCGGCCGCCGCGGCCGACAGGGCCTGGGTCGCGACGATCTTCGCCACGTGGTCGTGGTCGCCGAAGCAGGCCGGCGGCTCGGGCTGGGGGTCGTCGGCCGAGGCGACCCGGGTGGCGCGGATGAAGACCGCGTTCTTGGTCTCTCGCCAACCCTCGCCGCCGCCGTGCACGCCCGGGCCGTGGCCCGGCTCGCGGGTGCGGATGCGGCCGCCGTCGCACTCGACGACCGCCAGCTCCGGCGGGGCCTCCGGCCGCGTCGCCAGGGCGTCGCCGCGGCGGGGGTCGGCGTCGCGGCGGGCGGCCAGCTCCGGGCCGACGTCCTTGACGACCCGCTCGACCGTCTTGGCGAGGACCCGCAGGTCGGCGACGCCCCGGATGACGACCTCGGCCCGCTCGAAGGACCGGGTCTCGGCGGCCGCCACGACGACCCTGCGCACCAGCAGGGGCGTCAGCTCACGGGCGTCGAGGCCCAGCGCCACCCGGAGGGGGGAAAAAGCCCCGCCGGCATCGGGGGCAGTGGGCGGCCGGCTCGTCGATCTCCAGGGGGCCGTCGATGGAGGCGAGGCGGCGGCGCCGGCGGCGGGGCTCGCAGCGGTCCCCGCAGGTGGGGCAGGCGGCCGCGGAGGTGGCCGCGGCGAGGTCGCCCATCCGCCGGGCCTGGATGCGGCGGCTGAGCTCGCGGCCCAGCTCGTGGGCGCGGGCCTCGATGGCCGAGTAATGGGGGACGCCGACGGCGGCCCCCTCGGCCCGGTCGAGCTCCACCGAGACCTCGGCGGCCCGGCGGAGCAATTCGCCGAGTTCCTTCCTCAGTTCGCTGGCGGTCGCATCCATGGCCGAGCCCTCCGGGCCGGGAATCCCTTCACCAGAACCCCGTCGCGCCGGCAGGCTACCACAGATACCCCGCGTTCTCCTATTGACGTTTTCGAGGCCCCACACGCCGCGCAGAAGCTGACGTGCACCCGCGACGCGTCATGGGGCGGGAATGGCGTTGTGGATTTCGGGGGATTGGTCTAAAGTCCGCCGCGAAGATGGCCGGGGGCGCCTGCGCCGTGGATGGAACCGCGGGGCGACGGTGGCGCAGGGGCCGGTTCGTTCAGGATGAACGTCGTGAGGCTCCCTCATTCCGCGACATGGCTGGTGGTCGTGACGGGCCTCGCCTGCTGCGCGGGGTGCAGCGGGTTGCGGCCGCACAGTTTCCGGAAGATCAACCACCCGGCGCCCCTGATGAGGGCGAGGGCCGTGAGCCTCGCCGAGTCGGAGCCCAACGCGACGGCGGTCCCGGTCCTGATCGGGCACCTCAACGATCCCGACCCGGTGGTCCGGCTGGCGGCCAATGAGGAGCTGAAGAGGCGGACCGGCCGGGACTTCAAGTTCCAGTCCTGGGCGGCTCCCGAGGAAAGGGCCGCGGGGGTCAGCCGATGGAAGGCCTGGCTGACCGGGAAGCCGGACGCGCAGAGGGCCGCGGAGGTCCAGCGGAGCACCGCGCCGCCGCGGAAGAGCATGCCGCGGCCGTCGCCGCAGGGAGAGCCGTCGCCATGACGTCCACCACCGCCGCGGGCCGGGTGGCCGGCCGGGACCCCCGGGCGGGCGGCCCGGGACTGCCCCTGCCGCTGGAGCTGATCGGCCTGGTCGGGCGGGCCGTGGTCGCGGTCCCCGCCTACATGGGCGGGCTGGCGCTTCTCCTCATGGCCTCGGCCGCATCCCTGGTCCGCTTCCGCCGGCGGTGCTCCCAGGCGGCGCCGTTCTGGGCGACGATGAAGGGCGAGCTCGGCTGGCTGCTCGGGGTGGGGGGGCCTCTCGTCGCGCTCGTCCACGTGGGGATGGGGTCGTCGCTCTCGCTCCAGGCCTACTTCGGCAGCACGTTCGTGGACGGCACCGGCGCCGTGGTGGGCGTCGGCCTCCTGAGGAACATGGCGACGCAGATGACCGGGATGACGATGGCGGGGCTGCTCGCCCTGCGGTTCATCCCGGGCCTGGTCGGCGTGCGTCGTCGGGCCGGGGAGATCGAGCCCGAGGACCGGGGCCGGTTCATGGGGGCGGTCGCCGCGCCCCGGCTGGCGGCGGCGGCGCTGGCGACGATGCTGCTCTCGTTCTGGGGATTCCTCGTGGGGAGCTTCGTCGGTTGGAAGTCGGCCGGCACGATGATGGGGCTGTCCACGAACATGTACTTCCTCTTCTTCTTCCGGATGATCTGGTTCCGCGACGTGATCGGCCTGATCGTCAAGGGGCTCGCCTTCGGGCTGGCCGGGGCGACGGTCTGCTGCTTCGAGGGCCTCCGCGCCGGGGACGCGGCTCGCGACGGCATCGGCATGTCCGCAGCGGACGCGGGTACGAAAGCGGATGACCGCGGGCCGGACGCCTCGGAGGCCCTCTCCGGCCGGCTGGTGCGGGCGGCGTGTCTCTCGATGGTGTCGATGCTCATCCTGAACATGACCTGGTTCCTCATGGTGTATCACGCGGTGCCGGTCTTCGGCCCGTCGCTGCTCCAGCCGCCTTCTCCGTGAGCGGAGGGGCGTGGGGCGGTCCGACGGATATTCCCGTGGCGAGGGGCCACGCAGGGGAGGGGCTCCCGATATGAGCGCTCGGCGGACGACGATGCGGGACGTGGTCGTGGGCCTGGTGGTCCTGGCGGCCGTCGGGGGGCTGCTCGCCCTGATGGGCAAGGCCAGCGACGGGCCGGGCTTCCTGGCGCGGCAGAAGACCGTGGACGTGATCTTCCGGGATGGCCAGGGCATCCGCGTCGGCAGCCCGGTCCGCGTGGCCGGCCTGGACGCGGGGAACGTCGTGGACCTGGACCTCGTGAAGGTGAAGGACGTGCTCTGCGCCCGGGTCCGCATCTCCCTGCCGGCGAACCTGCTGGAGAAGCTGCCGCAGGACTCCAAGATCTCGATCAGCCCCGGCCTCACGGGCATGAGCCACGTCAACATCGTCGCCGCCGGGCAATCGCAGGCGACGCTCACCCCCGGGCAGCAGGTCTGGGGCGTGGAGAGCTCGTTCTTCGACCCGATCATCGAGCAGGTGGGGCTGGGGCCCGTGGAGCGCAGCCACCTGTCGCACACGATCGCCGAGGTGCGGGAGACGGTCGACACGGTCGGCCCGAAGCTCCGCCAGGTGCTGACGACGCTCTCGGACACCACGAGCAACCTGAAGGGCCTGAGCGACTCCATCCGGCCGGCCGTCGAGAACACGATCGGGCACGTGGAGGACCTCTCGCGGCGGATCGCCGCCAACGGGGCGAAGATCGAGTCCACGCTGGCGAGGGTCGAGTCGATCACCCGCCAGGCGGACGGCATCCTCGCGGAGAACCGCGAGAACGTCGCCGCGACCGTGGGGTCGGTCCGGAACATCGCGGCGTCGGTGGACGACGTCATCGTCAAGGACCGGGTGAAGGTGGAGAAGCTCCTCGACGGCGCGGACATGACCCGGGCGAGGGCCGACCGCGTGCTCTACCGTGCGGACCTGATCGCGGAGCAGGCGGTCCAGATCGTCACCCACAACCGGGCGGACATCGAGCGGTCGATCGCGAACGTCCGCGACGCCACCGATTGGGGGAACAAGCTCGTCCAGAAGATCTTCTCCAACCCGTTCGTGCTGAGCCCGTTCTACAAGCCCAACAATGAAGACCTCCGCGTGCAGGCGGTCTACGACGCGGCCCAGGTGTGGACGAAGGGCGCGCAGGAGTTCAACGACGCGGTGAAGGAGCTGGCCGCGGTGCAGGCCCAGGCGAAGACGCCGGAGCAGCAGCAGGAGGTGGCCGCCCTCCAGGCGAAGGCCATGGCGATGGCGGACCGGCTGAACATGACCTCCGCCGCCCTCGCGGACGGCCTGAAGAGGCCGGCGAGCACCTCGCGGCGGCTGCGGTAGGGCCGGCCGGAACCGGAGTCGGCTGGAGAAACCGGATTTTCCTTCAATTCCCACCCGCCCCCACGCCGATAAGACAGTCAGCACGCTCGAACAGGGCGTCGTTGGTGTGGACGGAGACCGGAGTCAGGAGATCCGACTGTCGTCAGCCGGCTCACTCGCTCAAGCAGGCTCCGATTGACTACATTCGAGCAACACCCGGAACTGCAAGGGTGGAGCCGTCGGTCCGAGCACCACTTTGGAGGTCCTAATGGAAATCTTCGGTGCAGGGGGGACGCAGGGCCCTCAGCCTATCTACCCGCGGCTGGCCGCTTTCAGCGTGGACGCCGGACAGACGGTGCACGCCGGGGCGCCCCGAGACCACGTCGAGATCTCCCCGCTGGGGCAGATGCTGGACGGCATCAGCCGGCTGCCGGAGATCCGGCACGAGAAGGTGGAGGAGATCCGCCGCCAGATCGCGTCCGGGGCCTACGAGACGCCGGAGAAGCTGGAGCTGGCGCTCGACCGGATGATGGACGAGATGATGGGGCGCTGATCCGCCCGGGCCTCGTCGCCGGATCGGATCCTGGATAAACGATAGGCCGGCGCCCGGGAGATGGACTCCATCCCCGGGCGGCGGCCCTTGTCCGTTTGCGGCCGTGCCGGCCGGGGCTCTCCCGCCGAAAACCCCGAGGGTGTCATGCAACCGCTTGGAAAACCCGGCGGCGTTGCCCACAATGCTCCCGGTTCGACGTGGGGCCTCACCCGTCGAAGACCCCTCCGGGGATGGCGCAGCGACGACACCGAGGAGCCCAGGCCGTGGACTCAGTGCATTCGACCCCGACCCCTCCCCCCCTGAAGCCGGCGGTCCCGGCCAAGCAGGAAGGGTGGTCGCCCGCCCCGGGCGCCCCGCCGCTCTCCCCGGAGGAGGAGGCGCTCGTCCACGCGCTGATCCGCCGAGGGCTCGTGACGAGCGACCAGCTCCGGACGGCCCAGCAATACGGGGTGGAACGGGGCCGCGACCTCCGCCAGGCCATCCTGGAGATGAACCTGATCTCCCCGGAGCTGCTCAACCAGCTCGCCTTCGAGCGGCTGGCGGCCATCGCCGGCGACGCCCCCGGGGCCGCCGGGGGCGCGAACGTGCCGGTGCCGACGGGCCCCGCGCCGCTGTCCCCGGACCGGACGCAGCACCACCGGGACATCCGCAAGGAGCTCCAGGAGATGCTCCTGACGGCCCCCTTGCCCGAGGTCGTCGCGCAGATCCTCGACCGGGCCTTCGAATGCCGGGCCACGGACATCCACTTCGATTCCCAGGAGACGGGCCTCCGCGTCCGCTTCCGGATCGACGGCCAGCTCCAGGACATCCTGTTCGTCGAGCCCCAGATCGCCTCGCCGATGATCGGCCGCCTGAAGGTCATGGCGAACCTGAACATCGTCGAGCGCCGGCACGCCCAGGACGGCCGGATCTCGCTGATGCATCACAACAGGCCCAGGGACCTCCGCCTGGCGACGTTCCCGACGATCTACGGGGAGAAGATCGTCATCCGGATCCACGAGGTCCTCACCTCGATCGTCGGCTTCACGCACCTGGGGATGAGCCAGCACCAGGCCGAGCTGATCGACCGCCTGGTGGCCCAGCCCTACGGCGCCGTGCTCGTGGCCGGGCCCGTCGGCGCGGGCAAGACGTCCACCCTGTACAACTGCCTGGAGCGGATCAATTCGCCGCTCCGCAACGTGATGACGATCGAGGATCCGATCGAGCACCGGATCCCCGGCGTGAACCAGACCCAGGTGAACACGCAGGGGGAGATGGGCTTCGGCGAGGGCCTGCGGGCGATGCTCCGCCAGGACCCGGACGTGATCATGATCGGCGAGATCCGCGACGACGAGACCGCGCGGATCGGCATCCGCGCCGCGCTCACCGGCGTGCTCGTCTTCAGCACGCTCCACGGGTCGGACTCGCCGAGCACGATCAGCAACCTGTACAACTTCGGCATCCCGGGCTACCAGCTCTCGAGCAGCATCCTGGCGATCATCTCCCAGCGCCTGATCAGGCGGATTTGCCCCTATTGTCGGGTCACCTTCCCGGCCGATGAAAAGGTGCTGGTCGGGCTGGAGCTCGACCCGGACGAGCATCGCGGCCTCAACCTGCACCGCGGCCTCGGCTGCCCGGCGTGCTTCCAGACCGGATACATGGGGCGCACCGGCATCTTCGAGATCATGGTCGTGGGCGAGGAGCTGCGGGACCTGATGTTCCAGCAGATCCCCAAGGACGTGCTCCGGCGCGTCGCGGTGGACCTGGGGATGCGCACGCTCAAGCAGAGCGCCGTCGATAAGATCCTGGATGGGACGACGACCGTGGAAGAGGTTTACCGGGTCGTTTCGTTCTGATGGCCTCGCGGGGGCAGGATGCCCCCCAGGGCGGATCAGAGAGCCGGGCGTCCCCGGAGGGGGCTCCGACGGCGGGTCGAGGCGAACCGGCAAGGAGGTCGGTGATGCACGGCAGGAAGCAAGGCAGGGGGGCCGCGGTGGCGGCCCTGGCGATGGCGGTGGCCGCGGGATCGGCCCGCGCCGACGACAACAACGGCTTCTTCGGGCGGCTCTTCCGGCTGGGGGGCAATCCGTCCGGGGCCTCGAGCCCCTCATCGTCGGCCTTCCCCGGCCCGGCGTCCAGGCCGTCGGCCAGGCCCGGTGCCGACGCGGCACCCAGGGGCTCGGCCTCCCAGTTCGGGGACATCGGCCCGAGCACCCCGGGCGGCCCGCTTATCCCGCCGGCCGGCTCGCAGGCCCGGCCCCCGGCCGTCACCCCGGCCATCGGGCCGGTCTCCGGCGAGGGGCCGTCCACCCCGGATATCCCGCCGGCCCAGGGGGCCCAGCCGCGACTCACGCCCCGCGCCCGCGTCAGCGCGGCGGTCACCACGGCGGACCCGCTCCTGACCCGCATGGCCCTGGGCAAGTCCAACGACGGCAACACCTTCGGGATGTTCATGCAGGTCTTCGCGGACGGCACGGTCATCGATTCCGAGGGCGTCCACCGGGTGGGCCAGGCGGACCTGAAGCCGCTCGTCGAGGCGATCCAGAACGGCGAGCTGTCGAAAGTCCGGGGCCATTGCGGAACCCCGTCGAATGACTTCATCGAATATGTGCACGTCGTGATCTACGAGCGGCGGATGGGCCGGCTCCAGGCCCATTCGTTCTCGTACGCCGGGAATCCGCAGGGGTGCGACAACGGCATCCGCTACCTCCACACGGCCCTGGAGAACCTCCAGACCAAGCTCAGCCGCCCGCCCGCGGTGGCCGCGAACTCCGCCCCCGGGGCGGTCACGTCGGCCGCCTCGATGGCGTCGCCGGCCCCGACCTCGGCCGGCGGAACGGCCGTCTTCAGCGCCCCGCCGCTCCCCGACCCGGCGACCCCGGCCACGTCCGGCGCCGCGACGATCCCGCTGAGCCCCGAGCCCCCGCGTTGAAGCCCGGGCGGCCCGCCCGGGGGGAACGCGATCCTCCGGGCGGGGCGTGACGGCCCCGCCTCATTCGGCCCGGGAATGGCTGCCTCGGGGATTCGCCCGTGCGTATGATCGGATAGCGGGCACCATCCGACAGACGCTCCAACCGGGTTCGCACCATGGCCGAGCGACACACGATCGACTTCGACTGGGATGCCTTCAACGTCCTCACCGACCACGACGCCCGGACGATCACGCTCCAATTCGAGCGTACCCTGGACGGCCTGGGGCCGCTGAGCCCTTGTGCGGCGGCGGTCCTCGCCGACATACGTCGACGCTTCGGCGACGGCCTCCTCGGCCGGCTTCGCCGTCGTCTCGCGGATCAACGGTCCCCGTTCGAGCTCGCCCGCTCCCCCACAACGCATCCGGACGGCCCGCATGCGGTCCGCTTCGTCCTGGCGGTCCGCGACGGGTTCCGGACGGATTCCGCGCTCTCGACGCTCCTCGAATTCCTTCGGGGCCGGCCGGGATTTCGCCGGATCACCGGCCCGCCGCTGGATCCCGACGAGCCGCACGAACCACACCCCGCGCCGGCCGCCGACGCATCGACGGCTGCACAAGCCACGCTCCTGACGATGCTCCGCCGACGTCGGAGCGGCTGAGTCGATACACTGCCCCGCACCCCGCCTTGGCCCGGGCGTTTCCCCGGGTCTCCCCACCTTCCCGATTCATCGGCAGTCGGGTTCATCGCCGGGGCCGGACTGATGCGGGGCACACGCGGGAGGCGGGAAATTGTCAATCGAATCCCGAAATTCCTCACAGCCCGAGCGACTGGCGATCGATAAGAACTCCACAGAGACCGGTCGGGTTGAACAGTGAGAGTCGCCGGAACGATCGGTCGAGATTCGGTCCAGAAACGGTCCCGGCGCCAGTAGGCCGGAGAGGCGGGAGGGCCTCCCGGCGCGTTTCGCGCACGATCCCAAGGAGGGGAAAGACAATGTTCCAATCCGCGCGGCACCGGAGCCCGATGACCCCGCGCTGGGTTCGCGGCCTGATGGCGGGTGCCTTCCTGGCCATGATCTCCACCACGCACGTCGGATGTGGCCTGAGCTACGTCTTCCGCAGCATCTCCCCGCTCCACCCGACCGGCTGGTCGTTCGCCTGGCCGATCCTCCCCTCGCAGTCGCAGCGGCTCGAGGAGGACATGAAGCGCGAGGAGCGCGATCGGGTGCCGATCCTCGATCCGATCCCGGCCGACGGCATGGGGGCGGCCTGCCTCGACCCGCCGAGCGAGGAAGAGGTCTGGAACAAGGTGCCCAAGTTCAAGAACGGCTCCCCGGTCTTCTACGAGACGCAGCGGAACAACGTCCGCATCCTGATCGAGAAGATCGGCGAGAAGGTTGATCCCTGCAAGATCTACCCCCTGGCCGGCCCGTGCCAGCTCGTGCACTGCCACTACAAGGGCACGATCTATTACGACGAGCTGTACTGGTCGGACTACCCGATCCCGTTCAACCACGTCGCCCACAGGGTCGAGGTCGTCTACATCGACAAGGACCACCTCCGCCGCTGCGGCGGACCGGACAACGTGGACCGTCCGCCGGCCCCGATCGGGGTGAACCCGGCGGCCGCGGCCGCCAACTACACCGGGCCCGCCGTCGGGCGTTGACCCGGCGGCCCGCGACGCACGACGGCAGGCGCGACGGGACGGACCGATCCCGACCGATCAACCGGCCTCCCCGGTCCATCCGGGGAGGCCGGCTTCATGCGCGGGGCCGCGGGGTCACGGCTTGCCGAAGAAGGGGAAGATAGCCATGAGCTCCTCCTTCGAGGGTTGGCTGCCGTACTCGCAGACCTCGAAGGCCTCGGCGAACTTCACGGCCTTCCCGCCGTCCGGGCCGAGGAGCTCCACCAGCTTGCCGCGGAACCGGTCGGCGGTGGCGGCGGCCCGGCCTTCCATCCGCTTCCGGCTGAAGGCCAGCCGTCCCTCCCGGTCGGACGGCACCTGGTCCAGGTAGTTGAAGAGCCAGGGATTCCATTCGTAGAACTGGGACTCGAGCGCGTCGTAGCAGGCCACCTTCTTCTCCATGACCGGGTCGAGCGGGACGACGACGTCCGGGGAGAACGGGTTGGGCTTCTGGAAGTTGTCCTCGCAGTAGAGGAAGACCGGGTTCTTGCGGAGCGACGGGACGTCAGGGCAGAAGCTCGGGACGATCACCATGAAGGCCGCGTCCTGCACGAGGACGGCGGTGTAGCGGTGGTCGGGATGGTAGTCGTTGGTGCGGGGCGAGATGACGACGTCGGCCTGCCACTCGCGGATCTTGCGGGTGAGGGTGCGGCGATTCTCGAGCGTCGGCATCAGCTCGCCATCGTGGATATCCAGGACTTCGGTCTCGATGCCCAGGATCTTCGCGCACCGCTTGACCTCCGCGGCCCGCCGGCGGGCGAGCGGCGCGCCGGCGATCTGGTGATGGCCGATGTCGCCGTTGGTGACGCTCACGAACTTGACCTTGTAGCCGAGCCCGGCCCAGCGCGCGGCCGTCCCGCCCGCGGCCAGCTCGCAATCGTCGGGGTGGGCCCCGAAGACGATGACCCGGAGGGGCTTCGGATCCGCGGCCAGGGCCGGCGGCGGGGCGAGGGCGAGGAGCACGGCCAGTGCCCCGAGGACGCGGGCGGCCGCGCGGGCCGTCATCGCTCGTGCGTTCATGATCCACTCCTGTTGACGTGTCGCCGGGTCGCGAAGGCGCCCCGGATCGGGCCAGCGTAACACGCCCCGGGCGGCCCCACGAGTCGCCGACGCCGCGGCTTGCCCTCGGGGAAAACGCCGCCGTAGAATTGACCCCATGAAGACCCCACGAGAGGCACGTCGTCGCCTGTTCATCGCCGCGGTCCTCGCCCTCCTCCCCCCGCACCGGCCGGACGCGGCGGGGGCCGAGGCCGATCCGCGGGCGGGCCGCGGGGACGAGCGCCCCGGCGAGGTGCTCGAGCGTGCCGGCCAGCGGGGCCTCGACGGCCGGCTCGCCGGGGATCCCCGATCGGGGTTCTCATTCATCCCCGAGGGCGGCCGCGCGCCGATCCCGCTGAAGGCGGGCGCGGTCGTCGCCTTCCGGCCGACGGCGGAGACGCCCTCGGCCATCCCGCCCCCGTTCCGCGTCCGCGTGGGCGAGTCGGCGAGCCTCTCGGGGACGATCCGCGAGCTCGGCGAGGACCGGGTCGCGATCCGCGTCCCCTGGCAGCCTGCCGACGTCCGGATCGTGCGCCGGGCCGTGCAGTCGATCGTCCAGCGTTCCGGCGAGGCCAAGGTCTTCGCCGATTCGTTCGAGCGGATCGAGCCGTCGCGATGGGCGGCCCGGGGGAGGGCGGAGTTGAGGTCGGCCGCCGAGGGGCGCGGCGTGCGGCTCGCCGCCCCGGGATCCTCGCTGCTCCATCGCCTCGCCGAGCCGCTGGCGTCCGGGCGCCTGGACGTCGCCTTCCTGGATGACGCCGCGATCGCGCCGGGACGCCGATGGACCGCGGACCTGACGTTCCGCGGGCCCGCCGGGCCGGCCAGCGTCCGGGTCGTCCTCGGCCGTGACGAGGAGAGCCTGGCCGTGGAGTGCCCGGACGGCCCGGCCCTCGCGGTGCAGCGGCTCGCCAGGGTCCGGGGCTGGCGGCG from Aquisphaera giovannonii includes these protein-coding regions:
- a CDS encoding HEAT repeat domain-containing protein, with product MRLPHSATWLVVVTGLACCAGCSGLRPHSFRKINHPAPLMRARAVSLAESEPNATAVPVLIGHLNDPDPVVRLAANEELKRRTGRDFKFQSWAAPEERAAGVSRWKAWLTGKPDAQRAAEVQRSTAPPRKSMPRPSPQGEPSP
- a CDS encoding ABC transporter permease; translation: MTSTTAAGRVAGRDPRAGGPGLPLPLELIGLVGRAVVAVPAYMGGLALLLMASAASLVRFRRRCSQAAPFWATMKGELGWLLGVGGPLVALVHVGMGSSLSLQAYFGSTFVDGTGAVVGVGLLRNMATQMTGMTMAGLLALRFIPGLVGVRRRAGEIEPEDRGRFMGAVAAPRLAAAALATMLLSFWGFLVGSFVGWKSAGTMMGLSTNMYFLFFFRMIWFRDVIGLIVKGLAFGLAGATVCCFEGLRAGDAARDGIGMSAADAGTKADDRGPDASEALSGRLVRAACLSMVSMLILNMTWFLMVYHAVPVFGPSLLQPPSP
- a CDS encoding MlaD family protein, producing MSARRTTMRDVVVGLVVLAAVGGLLALMGKASDGPGFLARQKTVDVIFRDGQGIRVGSPVRVAGLDAGNVVDLDLVKVKDVLCARVRISLPANLLEKLPQDSKISISPGLTGMSHVNIVAAGQSQATLTPGQQVWGVESSFFDPIIEQVGLGPVERSHLSHTIAEVRETVDTVGPKLRQVLTTLSDTTSNLKGLSDSIRPAVENTIGHVEDLSRRIAANGAKIESTLARVESITRQADGILAENRENVAATVGSVRNIAASVDDVIVKDRVKVEKLLDGADMTRARADRVLYRADLIAEQAVQIVTHNRADIERSIANVRDATDWGNKLVQKIFSNPFVLSPFYKPNNEDLRVQAVYDAAQVWTKGAQEFNDAVKELAAVQAQAKTPEQQQEVAALQAKAMAMADRLNMTSAALADGLKRPASTSRRLR
- a CDS encoding flagellar biosynthesis anti-sigma factor FlgM; protein product: MEIFGAGGTQGPQPIYPRLAAFSVDAGQTVHAGAPRDHVEISPLGQMLDGISRLPEIRHEKVEEIRRQIASGAYETPEKLELALDRMMDEMMGR
- a CDS encoding GspE/PulE family protein encodes the protein MDSVHSTPTPPPLKPAVPAKQEGWSPAPGAPPLSPEEEALVHALIRRGLVTSDQLRTAQQYGVERGRDLRQAILEMNLISPELLNQLAFERLAAIAGDAPGAAGGANVPVPTGPAPLSPDRTQHHRDIRKELQEMLLTAPLPEVVAQILDRAFECRATDIHFDSQETGLRVRFRIDGQLQDILFVEPQIASPMIGRLKVMANLNIVERRHAQDGRISLMHHNRPRDLRLATFPTIYGEKIVIRIHEVLTSIVGFTHLGMSQHQAELIDRLVAQPYGAVLVAGPVGAGKTSTLYNCLERINSPLRNVMTIEDPIEHRIPGVNQTQVNTQGEMGFGEGLRAMLRQDPDVIMIGEIRDDETARIGIRAALTGVLVFSTLHGSDSPSTISNLYNFGIPGYQLSSSILAIISQRLIRRICPYCRVTFPADEKVLVGLELDPDEHRGLNLHRGLGCPACFQTGYMGRTGIFEIMVVGEELRDLMFQQIPKDVLRRVAVDLGMRTLKQSAVDKILDGTTTVEEVYRVVSF
- a CDS encoding PIG-L deacetylase family protein, translating into MNARAMTARAAARVLGALAVLLALAPPPALAADPKPLRVIVFGAHPDDCELAAGGTAARWAGLGYKVKFVSVTNGDIGHHQIAGAPLARRRAAEVKRCAKILGIETEVLDIHDGELMPTLENRRTLTRKIREWQADVVISPRTNDYHPDHRYTAVLVQDAAFMVIVPSFCPDVPSLRKNPVFLYCEDNFQKPNPFSPDVVVPLDPVMEKKVACYDALESQFYEWNPWLFNYLDQVPSDREGRLAFSRKRMEGRAAATADRFRGKLVELLGPDGGKAVKFAEAFEVCEYGSQPSKEELMAIFPFFGKP